A genomic stretch from Clavelina lepadiformis chromosome 5, kaClaLepa1.1, whole genome shotgun sequence includes:
- the LOC143461032 gene encoding large ribosomal subunit protein uL2m-like: MLIDGVKRTLVQQLNICFKQLKIFGKVQPLSPTIFIHSQRQFLQKLNIFNSARKFHSSPFINGRYGHRLVKLWEQPEYTTKPLHVYRTGGRLPVKNWKDEIVPGRVWTAKLGGGLPRKWYWVDTHRMTAEEVVAGAVFQEKITKIMPDDNRSAFIALVAGPVKRRWILCTENMKVGDLVTNSAQLTESLTGWTPNDGDAYPLCLLAIGTKVCSVEFFPGKGGQIARSAGAFCTITKKFDDRVQLQMPSKREIVVNEKCVAVVGTVSNSNHWNEDWGSAFRRREYGLRPRTGRKHKNDGRFARRAMPVRAPLIMPDKPFLQKDNNFEE, from the exons ATGCTTATTGACGGAGTGAAACGAACACTTGTTCAGCAACTTAATATCTGCTTTAAACAGCtcaaaatatttggaaaaGTGCAACCACTTTCACccacaattttcattcattcacaaagacaatttttacaaaagttgAACATATTTAATTCCGCAAGAAAGTTTCATTCCTCACCATTTATAAATGGTAGATATGGTCACAGACTTGTAAAACTATGGGAACAACCTGAGTACACAACAAAACCATTGCATGTTTATCGTACTGGTGGTCGTTTACCAGTAAAAAATTGGAAAG ATGAAATTGTTCCTGGTCGAGTTTGGACAGCTAAACTTGGTGGTGGTTTACCTCGTAAATGGTATTGGGTTGATACCCATCGCATGACAGCTGAGGAAGTTGTTGCTGGTGCTGTCTTTCAAGAAAAG ATCACCAAAATCATGCCTGACGACAATAGGTCTGCATTTATAGCGCTTGTTGCTGGACCTGTGAAGCGGCGATGGATACTGTGCACAGAAAACATGAAGGTTGGAGACCTGGTAACCAACTCTGCACAATTAACAGAATCTCTCACAGGAT GGACACCAAATGATGGAGATGCTTATCCACTGTGTTTGCTGGCAATTGGCACCAAAGTTTGCTCTGTAGAATTCTTCCCTGGTAAGGGAGGTCAGATTGCTAGATCAGCAGGTGCCTTTTGCACCATCACAAAGAAATTTGATGATCGTGTACAGTTGCAG ATGCCATCAAAGCGAGAGATTGTAGTAAATGAGAAATGTGTTGCTGTTGTTGGAACTGTGTCCAACTCGAATCATTGGAACGAGGATTGGGGAAGTGCATTTCGAAGAAGAGAATATGGATTAAGACCAAGAACAG gaagaaaacacaaaaacgaTGGTCGGTTCGCACGAAGGGCAATGCCTGTAAGAGCACCTTTAATAATGCCAGACAAGCCATTTCTTCAGAAGGATAACAACTTTGAAGAATAA
- the LOC143460695 gene encoding synaptobrevin homolog YKT6-like: MVKLFSMSLLYKGPAVVIPLTSTYDLMSFNYFQRKSIQEFMTFTTQIITERTQTGQRQSVKEQEYLCHVYVREDRLTGVIIADQDYPRRVAFTILSKACEDFASKVPSKDWPYGQQANIQYNGLEPMLLKYQDPKEADAMTRVQVELDETKIVLHGTMESLLQRGEKLDDLVAKSDALSLQSKTFYKQAKKANSWCCVIQ, encoded by the exons ATGGTAAAACTGTTTTCCATGAGCCTCCTTTATAAGGGGCCCGCCGTAGTTATTCCACTCACTTCTACTTATGACTTAATGTCCTTCAACTACTTCCAAAGAAAAAG CATTCAAGAATTTATGACATTTACAACACAAATAATTACTGAACGTACTCAAACTGGTCAAAGACAGTCTGTAAAAGAACAAGAATATCTATGTCATGTGTATGTACGAGAAGATCGGCTAACTGGTGTAATAATAGCTGACCAAGACTACCCAAGAAGGGTTGCATTTACTATTTTAAGCAAG GCTTGTGAAGATTTTGCTTCCAAAGTACCATCCAAAGATTGGCCATATGGACAACAAGC gaatatacagtataatggATTGGAGCCAATGCTCTTGAAATATCAGGATCCCAAAGAAGCAGATGCTATGACAAGAGTGCAAGTCGAGCTTGATGAAACTAAAATCGTTTTG cACGGCACAATGGAATCCTTATTACAGAGAGGTGAAAAGTTAGATGATCTCGTCGCAAAATCAGATGCATTAAGTTTGCaatcaaaaacgttttataaacAG GCAAAGAAAGCAAATTCTTGGTGCTGTGTGATCCAGTGA
- the LOC143460437 gene encoding solute carrier family 49 member A3-like, with protein MNNLKNRGCCDTSQGIKHDDPGEEMEKSPPEIHTYKTRWFILFVLSILILSNSMSRIAFGPVAYTSAAFYETKIEVINWFAIVYMVVGIPSGILATWIMDRIGLRYSLLLSSWLHCVGSVLRVISAIENLGYTESLATVFAGHILSGIAQPFLMFAPTKVAALWFPDNQRALANTIATSSNPLGIMTANILSPVIVKTPKDILTMLIVYACPAVLGAILVSAGVRQSRPSLPPSASAETEPEPFWMGIKKLLSNRQYWLIFLCIGGGIGIYTAITVFLEQMLCPWGYEDFFAGVVCGTCLVLGGVVGGLIAGIIADRTKRFTLISKLSYFFCIGSVAFFTFIHNKRSQEALIALSCALIGFFGLPLFPLGNELVVETTYPVEVATSSGLVFLSGQLQGMLLILVLQKLATPVAPEFANITKCHSSDSSVPPTGGMTKPVPIRDMTISSYALFGYSAFICLIFLVLFRTTYRRRNMEQILSRRKSYLKSADILEDNDVGNVECISPNFDSKNAVDVRRLPSTSLDDSSAKTSKSNF; from the exons ATGAACAACCTGAAAAACCGGGGCTGCTGCGACACAAGCCAAGGAATAAAACATGACGACCCTGGTGAAGAGATGGAGAAAAGTCCACCTGAAATTCATACCTACAAAACAAGATGGTTCATCCTTTTTGTCTTGTCGATACTCATCTTGTCAAATTCAATGTCAAGAATCGCGTTCGGACCTGTTGCTTACACTAGCGCTGCATTTTACGAAACAAAG ATCGAAGTTATCAATTGGTTTGCAATAGTTTATATGGTCGTGGGTATCCCGAGCGGCATCTTAGCAACTTGGATTATGGATAGGATCGGGTTACGTTATTCTCTGCTGCTGTCGTCATGGTTGCATTGTGTAGGCAGCGTACTGCGCGTAATAAGCGCAATTGAAAATCTTGGGTACACAGAAAGTTTAGCGACTGTGTTCGCAG GACATATCTTGTCAGGCATTGCGCAGCCATTTCTCATGTTTGCGCCGACAAAGGTGGCAGCGTTATGGTTCCCAGACAACCAGCGAGCACTCGCTAACACCATTGCCACTTCCAGTAATCCGTTGGGGATTATGACTGCAAACATCTTATCTCCTGTGATTGTTAAAACACCTAAGGATATTTTGACGATGCTGATCGTCTACGCATGCCCGGCAG TGCTTGGAGCGATTTTGGTTTCTGCCGGTGTTCGACAAAGCAGGCCATCGCTTCCACCTTCTGCAAGCGCCGAGACGGAACCAGAACCGTTTTGGATGGGAATAAAGAAATTGCTTTCTAACCG GCAATACTGGCTGATATTTCTTTGTATTGGAGGTGGTATTGGAATATACACCGCGATCACCGTCTTCTTAGAACAAATGTTATGTCCGTGGGGTTACGAAGACTTTTTTGCGGGGGTGGTTTGTGGTACTTGCCTTGTCCTGGGGGGAGTTGTTGGAGGCTTGATAGCTGGAATCATTGCCGATAGAACTAAACGATTCACTCTCATCTCAAAGTTGTCCTATTTTTTTTGTATCGGATCTGTGGCATTCTTCACTTTTATACAC AATAAACGCAGCCAGGAGGCCCTAATCGCACTGTCATGTGCTTTGATCGGTTTTTTTGGATTGCCCTTGTTTCCCCTCGGCAACGAATTGGTCGTCGAAACGACTTACCCCGTGGAAGTGGCGACCAGTTCTGGCCTCGTATTCTTAAGCGGTCAATTGCAAGGAATGTTGCTAATTCTCGTTCTACAAAAACTTGCCACTCCGGTCGCCCCAGAATTTGCTAACATCACAAA ATGTCACAGTTCAGATTCTTCCGTACCACCGACTGGTGGAATGACTAAGCCCGTTCCAATAAGGGACATGACAATATCCTCTTATGCTTTGTTCGGTTATTCGGCCTTTATATGTTTGATATTTCTGGTACTTTTCCGCACAACCTATCGTCGAAGGAACATGgagcaaattttaag TCGGCGCAAAAGCTACTTGAAAAGCGCTGACATCCTTGAAGACAATGATGTCGGTAATGTGGAATGTATTTCACCAAACTTTGATTCGAAAAATGCTGTAGATGTACGACGCCTACCCTCCACGTCTTTAGATGACTCATCTGCAAAAACATCAAAGtcaaatttttag
- the LOC143460994 gene encoding carboxypeptidase E-like produces the protein MFWRKTAILVYLFIVAVCSSDTGVLDHKLKVPQLHLTDQRECEFLTLPRCRDLDKGWINLPNGLGHQSQLEIINSSAYRFLNNVTNAFSDDKQTSWVSNVTGLSFEEIQRCEIQIYQFACSVLAPKCFNFDRLRMGGIPPCQSVCVEVRGRCLDVLKAIGLDWPDYLACQSLIDCDVRNVCRGPREVLISVSRSSWSKISWRMKRRKPKRRHSIHHRHHSLPAMQKIFNKLTRACPDITRIYKIGKSVEKRPFLVLEISDNPGIHEILEPEVKLIGGIHGNEVLGREMLIHFAQYLCQEWLNGNKRIQTMIKNIRIHIMPGMNPDGYHKASLQAPNARDWLTGRYTAKGYDLNRNFPDLTSLVYRYEKHGGPNNHLKIPRSYWRRHTVARLPEVHVMINWITRYPFVLSAQLHGGDLVANYPYDVKRFSPKHYARKLEPKYAACPDDAVFRRLATTYAANHGIMADPSLNTCGSRFGDDEGITNGAAWYTVRGGMQDFNYLHTNCFEITIELGCQKFPPESKLGQEWENNKESLITFTEQALIGVKGMVTDSQGKPVEKAVVKVSGIDHDITTTPHGEYWRLLIPGNYVITVSHETFLPSVRNVTISSELESVREDFTLLTPLEVREDETVANPVSVNFVFEASLVESRSRHRRKQKP, from the exons ATGTTTTGGAGAAAGACCGCTATTTTAGTCTATCTGTTTATTGTAGCTGTTTGTAGCTCCGATACAGGAGTGTTGGACCACAAGCTGAAAGTTCCACAGCTCCATCTAACTGATCAAA gaGAATGTGAATTTTTGACCCTTCCACGTTGCAGAGATTTAGACAAGGGATGGATCAATTTGCCTAACGGCCTAGGTCATCAAAGTCAATTGGAGATAATCAACAGCTCTGCGTATAG atttcttAACAACGTTACTAATGCCTTTTCTGACGACAAACAAACCTCTTGGGTTTCAAATGTTACGGGACTTAGCTTTGAAGAAATACAACGTTGTGAAATTCAG ATTTATCAATTCGCTTGCTCCGTTCTCGCCCCGAAATGTTTTAACTTTGATCGTCTTCGCATGGGAGGGATTCCCCCCTGTCAGAGCGTGTGCGTCGAAGTCAGGGGCAG ATGCCTTGATGTGCTCAAGGCGATCGGCTTGGACTGGCCCGATTACCTCGCCTGTCAATCGCTTATCGACTGTGACGTTAGAAATGTCTGCCGCGGACCAAGAGAAGTCTTGA TCTCCGTTTCTCGTTCGAGTTGGAGCAAAATAAGTTGGAGGATGAAAAGACGAAAACCAAAACGGCGACATTCAATTCACCACCGCCACCACAGTTTGCCAGCAATGCAAAAG ATTTTTAACAAACTGACCCGCGCATGCCCAGATATCACGAGAATATATAAGATCGGGAAATCGGTCGAAAAACGACCTTTCCTTGTCCTAGAAATATCAGACAATCCCGGAATACACGAAATCCTTGAACCAGAGGTGAAGTTGATTGGAGGAATTCATGGAAATGAA GTTTTGGGGAGAGAAATGTTGATACATTTCGCTCAATATCTCTGCCAAGAATGGTTGAACGGTAACAAGAGGATACAGACAATGATCAAAAACATCCGAATCCACATAATGCCTGGCATGAATCCAGACGGGTATCACAAAGCATCTCTGCAG GCTCCAAACGCCCGGGATTGGTTGACTGGAAGATACACAGCTAAAGGTTACGATCTAAATCGAAACTTTCCTGATTTAACTAGCCTTGTTTATCGATATGAGAAACATGGAGGCCCCAATAACCATCTGAAGATACCAAGATCTTATTGGCGACGGCATACAGTT GCTCGTTTACCTGAGGTTCACGTTATGATAAATTGGATAACTCGCTATCCCTTTGTACTCTCTGCCCAACTTCACGGAGGCGACCTTGTTGCAAATTACCCGTATGACGTCAAACGCTTTTCTCCAAAACACTATGCTCGAAAATTAGAGCCGAAGTACGCAGCCTGTCCAGATGACGCAGTTTTTCGTCGTTTAGCTACTACCTATGCTGCT AATCATGGCATTATGGCTGACCCCTCTCTTAACACTTGTGGCAGCAGGTTCGGTGACGATGAAGGAATAACAAATGGCGCCGCTTGGTATACAGTTCGTGGAG GGATGCAAGATTTCAACTACCTTCATACAAATTGCTTTGAAATAACGATTGAGCTTGGATGCCAAAAATTTCCTCCTGAATCCAAGTTGGGGCAGGAATGGGAGAACAACAAAGAAAGCCTCATCACCTTCACGGAGCAG GCGTTGATTGGAGTAAAAGGGATGGTTACAGATAGCCAAGGAAAACCTGTCGAGAAAGCTGTTGTAAAAGTCAGTGGAATTGACCATGACATAACAACAA CACCACATGGCGAGTATTGGCGACTTTTAATTCCTGGCAATTACGTCATAACCGTCAGTCATGAAACGTTTCTTCCGTCCGTGAGAAATGTGACAATTTCTTCAGAGTTGGAG AGTGTTCGGGAAGATTTTACTCTGCTCACTCCACTGGAAGTCCGTGAGGATGAAACGGTTGCAAATCCTGTTtcagtaaattttgtttttgaggCGTCGTTGGTAGAGTCCAGATCTAGACACCGTCGTAAACAGAAGCCATAG